The Schistocerca cancellata isolate TAMUIC-IGC-003103 chromosome 4, iqSchCanc2.1, whole genome shotgun sequence genome contains a region encoding:
- the LOC126183875 gene encoding uncharacterized protein LOC126183875 isoform X2: MHVCWRRLMVAMVALPVAAGVVIILVCFVSCPLLWAKLPKSEASDYYRVPLYVVSALALWVLLAIGVFFLWWRRQPKAIADEPSPLAATEA; the protein is encoded by the coding sequence ATGCACGTGTGCTGGCGGCGGTTGATGGTGGCGATGGTGGCGCTGCCGGTGGCGGCGGGCGTGGTGATCATCCTGGTGTGCTTCGTGTCGTGCCCGCTGCTGTGGGCCAAGCTGCCCAAGTCGGAGGCGAGCGACTACTACCGCGTGCCGCTGTACGTAGTGTCGGCGCTGGCGCTCTGGGTGCTGCTCGCCATCGGGGTGTTCTTCCTCTGGTGGCGCCGCCAGCCCAAGGCGATCGCCGACGAGCCGTCCCCACTCGCCGCTACCGAGGCCTGA